A single window of Spirochaetota bacterium DNA harbors:
- a CDS encoding uroporphyrinogen decarboxylase family protein: protein MTSKERMIAAMNNQEPDMVPVAPDMSNMIPCRLTGKPFWDIYLFQEIPLWKAYINAVKHFGFDGWLPAVPVEFDYEREWRLSRPQWAEAIVLRTPERIYTRMHATIDGKMQWSNTANVYYIDNPPTLNVSLEQIELTPAAPTDYEDVVRKTTYEGLSAFHEAKRLMGEDGVVGISAWLPGISVKESNVYEYYDDKISFIERCDKIRESQVKRTKAILEAKPDFLFLGQSGHMIMNPEPIFRDLSLNTLKDVTRLASEAGIPSQVHCCGPEYEFVKIAANESELSSINPLEIPPMGDCDLSAVKKEFGSQISLMGNIHTTDVMLRGSVDDVKRECRKAMDDAATGGGFILSTGDQCGRDTPDENIYAMIETARIHGTY, encoded by the coding sequence ATGACATCGAAAGAACGGATGATAGCGGCGATGAACAATCAGGAACCGGATATGGTGCCGGTGGCGCCCGACATGTCGAATATGATACCCTGCCGACTCACCGGAAAACCGTTTTGGGACATCTATCTGTTCCAGGAGATCCCGTTATGGAAAGCGTATATCAATGCGGTAAAGCATTTCGGGTTCGACGGCTGGCTTCCCGCCGTGCCCGTCGAATTCGACTACGAACGCGAATGGCGGCTTTCGCGACCGCAATGGGCAGAGGCGATAGTGCTCCGCACACCCGAGCGCATCTACACGCGCATGCATGCGACCATCGACGGGAAGATGCAATGGTCGAACACGGCGAACGTGTATTATATCGATAATCCCCCGACACTGAATGTCTCCCTTGAGCAGATCGAACTTACACCCGCAGCGCCGACCGACTATGAGGATGTAGTGCGAAAAACGACCTATGAAGGCCTTTCGGCATTTCATGAGGCTAAGCGTCTTATGGGAGAGGATGGGGTAGTCGGCATATCCGCGTGGCTGCCGGGAATATCGGTGAAAGAAAGCAACGTGTATGAATATTATGACGACAAGATATCGTTCATCGAACGATGCGACAAGATACGTGAATCTCAGGTAAAACGGACAAAGGCGATACTCGAGGCAAAACCCGATTTTCTTTTTCTCGGCCAATCCGGTCATATGATCATGAACCCTGAACCGATATTCCGCGATCTGTCGCTCAACACACTTAAGGACGTCACCCGTCTCGCCAGTGAGGCGGGGATACCGTCGCAGGTGCACTGCTGCGGGCCGGAATACGAGTTCGTAAAAATAGCCGCGAACGAAAGCGAACTCTCAAGCATCAATCCGCTGGAAATACCGCCGATGGGCGACTGCGATCTTTCCGCTGTGAAAAAAGAATTCGGCTCGCAGATAAGTCTTATGGGAAATATTCACACGACCGACGTCATGCTCCGCGGATCGGTTGACGATGTCAAGCGTGAATGCAGGAAAGCGATGGATGACGCAGCAACGGGCGGCGGATTTATTCTCTCCACGGGAGACCAATGCGGACGCGACACCCCCGACGAGAACATCTATGCGATGATAGAAACGGCCCGCATCCACGGCACATACTGA